TGAAATTGGTGAAAGGAATTTTTGATAACATGTTCTGCAGTAAATTGGCCCTCGGCTCGTCTCATTAAGTTCAATATTGAGTAGTAGCTCAACCTGAAAGTACTGACTAAAGGAGCAGGTTTCCCAAGGACCATGTCCTTAAGAGTATTCATCTCCATCTGAAAATGAATAGGTGTTATGAACTTATCAATCTCAATACATTACTTCCTGATTTTCAGACCCTCAATAATTAGTTTTCGAAATTATGGTATTGCTTTCACTATGCTTGTGTGACAAACACAAGCTGAATTTCTAGCCttctaaataaatttattatcgCTATATTAATATGTTCTTATTCTAATACGTTCACACTTCCTAATCAACACTTGGAATATCAATCTCTAAAGTCGAAATTACTAAATCAAGACACAGTTAAAAGGCCTAGTTCAAGGGATCTGATGAGGTACTTTAAACAACGaaaaatataatgaactttagcgTCAATATAATCATTTTACTGAGTGAATACAATTGATTCCCCTAGTAATAAAGAAATCAACCCAGCAACACAAAGCACAATGCGAAGACTAATACCTGTTCATCAATCATTATGATACATATACCACGTTCATCTTTGCCCCGACGTCCAGCTCTTCCACTCATCTACAAgtaaaaaacccaaaatacaataaaaaaaaaatttacaagtcAAAGTAAGCATATTATTCTATTAAAATGTTGTGATACTCACCTGAATATACTCACCAGATCCTACATACCGATGGCTGTCACCATCCCATTTTCTAACACTGGTAAAAACAACTGTTTTAGCAGGCATGTTCAGCCCCATTGCAAACTGTTGCACATTTAAGCCAAGTGaaaacataataacatattAATGTGATCTACGAGGACAGTGGCAATTTCAACCGACTTACTTACAAATATGGATCTGggtaaaacaaaaattatctCAAACGGGTCAAAGTCAGAAAAGGTGTATTTTTCTTTCGTCCAACATACTAGATTAGTAGATTACTGATGCAAAAATGTGGAGAAAAAAGATtaaacttgttataatttacTTACAGTAATCACATTCGGAACATTAGTTTTAATAAAAGTCTAAAAAAGGACAAGAGGTGTCTCACTTCGGTCAAACCGGACCCATACCAGAGATACTcactttgacccattacccaacctgcaATTTTAACCTCTAAcctaaattttgaaataaatttgttGAAAAATAAAAGCTTCAAAACATAACAAAATCTTACTGTCTCTGTGGCAAAAAGTGCTTTCACAAGGCCTTCTTGGAACAAGAGTTCTACCAGTTCCTTGATAATAGGAAGAAGGCCAGAATGATGAACAGCAATGCCTCGTTGTAGCAAAGGCAACATCAACTCAATTGCTGGGAGGTTTCTATCTTCCTCACTAAGGCATTGTATTGCATTTTTGAAGACTTGCTCCACCACATCTTTCTCTTCCTGGCTATTGAAATCAAGTTTGGTCATTGCCATTGCATGTTGCTCACACTCTCTTCTGCTAAAGCTGAAGATTATAACgggttgaaattttttttccatgaTCATCTGGAAAGTAACAAATCACTTCTTGATAAGTAACAAACTGTCTACAAATAATACAAggaacaaagaaagaaaagaacaaaaaagatAGCAGTAAACTACACATTGTTTACAAAGTCTATGTTtttataataagtatataacGACCGCTTACCTTATTGATTTGTCAAATTGGGTTCTGTTTTATCTCAAATAGGTCAAAGGGGTCAAACCTTAAAGAGGGTAATGGGTGAAATGAGTAGTAAAGACGCAAAAGTCTACAGCCTCCTAAAGAACCATCTCATTCAAACATTACGATTATTTCTGTAACAGAGCTGTATTTTATTAATCAGGAAACAGTAATACCGTTAATTCCTAACTTCCTTTCATAGTGAAAGAATACTTTAGCGGTGCAATCCAACCCAGCCAATTTTGACCTACACGGCTACGCTAGAAATGAGTAGTTACAACCTGAAGCACTATGTAGCCCACCCATCTTGCCCGAAATGCCACATTAGATCAATGATATCGCAAGTTCCTTATCAAAGTAATTTACAGAGAAAAGAAGAAACACCTTGACGATTTTGTATATATCAGATCCGCCAGAAGCATTTCCTCCTTTAGCAATTCTCCCACTTGATTTACTAGTTGCAGCAACATTCTGCTTGACAAAAGTGTCTTGCAGCTTCAAGAAATTGTCCTCTCTGAACTGCTCATTCTCGTCCACTACAAGATACAACCCTGAACCACCTATAGGGAACACATAATGCTGCAGAGGAGTGGGTCTAAAATCAGTGTAGACTACATGGCATGGCTGTTTATGTATGTTGCAAATCCATTCTGCAAACTCAGTAGCATTTGACATAGTTGCCGAAAGAAAAACCATTTTGATAGCTGGGGGCAAAAATATGATACTTTCTTCCCAAACTACCCCACGTTCACGATCCTTCATATAGTGAATCTCATCAAATATAACCCATGCAACTTCTTTTAAAACCTCAGATCCTCTGTAAAGCATTCCCCTAAGAATCTCGGTCGTCATGACTAGGCAACTGGCATTTGGAGATAATGTGACATCACCTGTCATCAGTCCAACATCAGAAAACTCCTGACTCAATTCTCTGTATTTCTGATTGCTCAAAGCTTTCAATGGAGAAGTATAGATAACCCTTTGTTTGTCTCTAAAAGCCATAGCTATTGCATACTCAGCAACAGCAGTTTTTCCAGCAGATGTATGAGCTGATACAAGAACTGATTCTTTCCGCTCCAAACATGACACAGATATTTGCTGAAACGGGTCAAGAACAAATGGGTAGGTTTTAGCCATCTTCCCATTATAAGCTGGATCTGATAAAGTCCCATGAATTGTTTCGTCTTTAGTGGAAGCATACCCACTTGGAACTGCTACCTCGTGTACACATGTCCGTGCCACAACTCGTTGCTTCTTTGATGCCAATTCTTGGTTCTTGACTTCAGTATCAACTGTCTCTGAACTTTCCTCTGGTTGCTTCCTTTTTTCAGCACTTGCAGTAAGATTCTCCATCTATCACTTAACTATTCCAGGTAAAACAAATTCAACTTCCTTGATGTTTACTAATAGAGATATATACGTATACATAAACAAACTTTAACAAACAGAGAAAATGTAGCAGAAATTACAGATAAAAAACTTTTGCATAGAATAACAACTTACTTTTCTTAATTTCTAGAAAACATGGTCAAAACAGATTAGCACGTCacaaaaaatactaaatttccCCAATTGATACAGCTGAAAATGTATGCTGTTCCTTTAtgcatcccccccccccccccccaacaaaaacaaaaaaaaaataaaaatacacacCAAAAATAAAGTGTGTAACTTTATTCAAATTTTCGTTGGCATTATTACTCAGCATACCCTATTTTCTAccaatctatatatctatatatatatatatatatatatatttgtacgcATATAGCAACATGTTACCTAGTAAACCCTAATTATTATATCTAGTGCATAATTTTTTAtcaagtataaatataaaaggaaaaagaaaaacagagcaacaaaatagaaagaaaaaagttacCTTGTAACCGGAGCTAAAATGGCTATGaggaataaataaatttgaaaagaaatgaCCTAATTTTCTATATCTAATAAAACTTGAAATACGAATTTTAATTAGAAAGCGCGGCGCGTATCAAAGAGGGCCGCCGGTGGATTTCAGTGGCACCACAAAAAATGAGCAAGGGCTGAATTTCGTATGTACAATAAAAATGAAGGGTTATAAATATCAATTCCCGTTCCATTTTACTTGTCATATTGATTTACTTTAAcaataaataactttgtttatattatgtaacacttatataaaataaaatatatgaatatgaatggattgtgtttttaatttgcttttcgttcatataagtttcatcgactactatataatataaacaaagttatttacagtcaaagttatTCAACttaacaactaaaatgggacggaggagTAATAACATAggtatggttttttttatttcttttaggctgtcttgttaagtttttttaatgaGGGGAAGGAAAGGTTtaggaaggaaaaaaaattaaatgcatTGTTAAGTTTTAGATGGCATAGAAAGGAaaagagaagagagaaaaaggagGGGAAGTTGTATGTTGTATTTGTGCGACAAGTTTTCAGCCCACTTTTGATGTGATTAGAACGGATTACAAAGGATAACCACCCTCTTATATGGATAATTACATTTTTATCCTCAATAGACTATTATATTATTCACATTCCTTTAACTCCTATTaaacataataacataataTTACAACAAACCGCAACCAACAACGGACTTTCAGATATACCTTCAcataatcaattattttttcCACTGGTTATGATTATTTAGTATTATAAAAGGTTGTTCATAGTATAAAACGTGTTtgcaaaacataaatatatacgtGGACTGGAACTTGAGGGGTATTCATCTACTGATAttagtttatatgtatatatatatacaatatattaatattaattatcattgttattgttataggCTTCTGCTTTAtccaaattcattttttttaaatatattttacttGCAGTAACAATATTAATTTGTTAGCCTCTGAAAAAAGTTGGACATCATACAAGTTATAAACGTAATGAAGTTTCGAtccatttcttttctttatgaAACCATACCTTGTATAATAATTGattataacaaataaataacaatatcTTTTTATATGAGGATATAATTGTaacaatgtatatatttttttctttcttttccattATTTTCATCTTAAGAACATGGataatttatctctttctttttctttctttaactttctatataactaaagaatgtaaataaattaacaattatTCTTTTCTATCCCATTCTATTCTACTTCTTTCAATTCTTTTCCACATATATTAAACTTAATAATACAGTGTTAGTTATTTGGGGAAAACAAATACAGAGTACTTAAACttagaaatatatatctatctatattataattaaaagaggaaGTTGGGATATAATTGACATCCATTAAAGCTCTTTTAAGCCTAAAACTCTCTCCTAATTACTTTAACTCTCCCATTTTtcctagattttttttttatttgctcaCTGAATAGATAACTATATTTAAAATTCTATTATAAATTGTTTactatcaaaacaaattttttaaatagataattatatttaaaactatatcctaaatctttttctatcaaaacaatttttttaaaacataaagatatatatccgataaattattatatatataacctaagtttttattaatcattttcattcCCATTATTCATCTCcttcatattttaataaattaatcaagttaagtaaatttaaaaaaaaaaaaaacatacgacATTTTTctatcactttaattttatttatcgtATTTTGTTCGTGTctgtttattatttaatattgaattgttatgttattgttatttttcatctcttttaatttaattgattgTCGATTGTAGTTTGTTATGCCCTCTTCTTCTACTACAAaaatgtttattcttttaaatttgttttgtttatgttttattatttattattatgatatttatctttgatatatattttgagactatatTTTATGACTATCTATCAATTAGACGGGCTAAAGACTAGTATACAGTTTAAAAAGGGCATTCCATATATGTCGTCGACCCATTTTCTTAGCTATCTCGAGATATTACTTGGTGGAATTTCAATTTAAGTCGGTCCAATAGTAGTATTGAGTTAAGTACAGACATAAAGCCCACCAACTATTAAGGCCCATAATTATAAGACATTGAATGGATCTTACTTTCACACTTGTTAATATTGAGTTGATTCAGTTAATTATAAGACGTTCCAAGTTAAGAGCCTAAGAGTATAatgattttcttttttggttaatatttttataattagatTTCTTCCTAAAAGACTAAAAGTAACTAACAAAACACCGTTTAATCTCTGTGCTTTTCAACCAACATCACTTTACTTGAAAACTAAGTTTCAttaatctttaattttaaagaatctctACGACTTATAAGAGTtacctttttattatttattattcaaACTAAATTATTACCcggtaaacatatataattaatgatatgttaaatttttataatatcataaattaacaaatatttaaccaggtaaaaattaaatcattaaaaaacatgaagttacattaatGGTCGTTTAGATTTCGGTTAACAGTGACCAGATAGTTACGAAATaaatacatcatctattagaggtctcgttaagtaaggttttcgtttctttggatgtctttcattcattcGGATATGTCTGCATTATCATTGTACTTATGgtttaacgttttgctcgaataatttagttgtacaataaaattattaagcaatttaattatcaatttatatatcgcatgttgtgttaatctaagttaaaattatacataatatcATTGTCATTTTTacacaattatttttttaatatataactgTGGTAGCTTACTATagatttcatatttatttttaattctttattaaGAAGGCCGGTTTAACATTCGTTccagttttcaaaacattgatttaataaaagtgttatatgataaatatcaaaaaaatttataaccaaattttattcgttatatgatagaaatccttataaaaatataatttaataaaaacgtattacttaaaaaaagaaagttttattttaaaaaaattaaaaattaattttaaagataaaaaatgatgtaaaatataaaaatattagtttatataattatatcattaaaaacattaattattaatgtttacaaagttaaataagaaaataataataatttaaatttattagaataaaattaaatctaaaaaagttaaataagatatatgacatcatcatctgatctaataactttaattaaaagtttaactTCATCTAAGGGTCTATACTTctccaattatgaattaaagtttttcttttatacaaatatatatttagagatagcACATAAGTGGATATGTACATGTAACATATCCTTCACAATTGTTAGCAGTTAACATTCCAAGAGATATAAACTCTATAACTATCACATAACAAAGCAACATAATGCACAACATCAGCAGATTGTTGCAAACCAATAAAAGGCAGCAACACATGCATATGACTTTCACAGTAGTTaggtacctttttttttttctttatttcctGCTAATTAACTAGACCCCTAAATTTGATCTCGCTTAAGGCCGTAAAAACTTGAGCCGAC
The sequence above is drawn from the Erigeron canadensis isolate Cc75 chromosome 4, C_canadensis_v1, whole genome shotgun sequence genome and encodes:
- the LOC122595620 gene encoding DExH-box ATP-dependent RNA helicase DExH10 translates to MENLTASAEKRKQPEESSETVDTEVKNQELASKKQRVVARTCVHEVAVPSGYASTKDETIHGTLSDPAYNGKMAKTYPFVLDPFQQISVSCLERKESVLVSAHTSAGKTAVAEYAIAMAFRDKQRVIYTSPLKALSNQKYRELSQEFSDVGLMTGDVTLSPNASCLVMTTEILRGMLYRGSEVLKEVAWVIFDEIHYMKDRERGVVWEESIIFLPPAIKMVFLSATMSNATEFAEWICNIHKQPCHVVYTDFRPTPLQHYVFPIGGSGLYLVVDENEQFREDNFLKLQDTFVKQNVAATSKSSGRIAKGGNASGGSDIYKIVKMIMEKKFQPVIIFSFSRRECEQHAMAMTKLDFNSQEEKDVVEQVFKNAIQCLSEEDRNLPAIELMLPLLQRGIAVHHSGLLPIIKELVELLFQEGLVKALFATETFAMGLNMPAKTVVFTSVRKWDGDSHRYVGSGEYIQMSGRAGRRGKDERGICIIMIDEQMEMNTLKDMVLGKPAPLVSTFRLSYYSILNLMRRAEGQFTAEHVIKNSFHQFQYEKTLPDIGKKVAKLEEEVTKLDASGEADVAEYHKLKLEISELEKKMMAEITRPERALYFLLPGRLVKVQEAGTDWGWGVVVNVVKKPAPPLGSLPPSSRGSSYIVDTLLHCSIGSSESGSRPKPCPPRSGQKGEMHVVPVQLPLISALSKLRISIPSDLRPIEARQNVLLAVEELEKRFPQGLPRLNPVKDMGIEEPEFVNLVNQIEKLGQELLSHPLHKSQDENQIQCFKRKAEVNHEIQQLKTKMRDSQLQKFRDELKNRSRVLKKLGHIDAEGIVQVKGRAACLIDTGDELLVTELMFNGTFNDLDHHQVAALASCFIQGDKSSEQIQLRTELAKPLQQLQDSARRIAEIQHECKLEVNVDEYVEAVVRPYLMDVIYCWSKGSSFSEVIQMTDIFEGSIIRLARRLDEFLNQLRAAAHAVGEAGLEDKFAAASDSLRRGIMFANSLYL